Proteins from a genomic interval of Watersipora subatra chromosome 10, tzWatSuba1.1, whole genome shotgun sequence:
- the LOC137407257 gene encoding piggyBac transposable element-derived protein 3-like — MNGYHTKAPFLVLEVGHFLERFVPVNTLIFFSPIHQFQDKQKQLTVQNVLEIIDGDESDFGEFEESDDEDFLPAQDQPNVSDDNSSGEEESNLLLNELAVPEACKRDKSVQQSRPVYRWRKKDFVAPDVEYAGLPTAPPIDIVTPLLYFQKFIGISMIATIAEQTNLYSVQKNGKSIDTSSKEIEQVIGMFLHMGLVRMSSIRQYWESESSYGPVSDIMSRNRFEALLFSLHFVDNMAMSEEVRQKDKLWKIRPILDNLQQRCLAVSPSQHCSIDEMIVPYNGKKSPIRQYIKRKPHPWGFKICGRAGIDGLLHDFDVYQGGDGQRTELGLGADVVLKLTSTLAPGKNHKVFADNVFTSLPLIAKLKERGILYTGTVRQNRLKGCPLSDEKTLKKKGRGSFDYRVEDIHNVAAVRWYDNRAVTLLSTEAAVEPIGEAKRWDKKQKQQVTIPMPALIRNYNSYMGGIDLLDSYLAKYRFLMRSRRWYTYLFWQCIMIGVVNAWLLYRRDCQSLELPAKEVLNRRRFQAIFASSMT; from the exons ATGAATGGTTACCATACTAAGGCTCCTTTCTTAGTTCTTGAAGTCGGCCATTTTCTCGAAAGATTTGTACCTGTGAACACCCTGATATTCTTCTCTCCCATTCACCAGTTTCAAG acaaacaaaagCAACTCACTGTTCAGAATGTGCTGGAAATAATTGATGGGGATGAAAGTGACTTTGGAGAGTTTGAAGAAAGTGATGATGAAGATTTTTTACCCGCACAAGATCAACCAAACGTATCT GATGACAACTCGAGTGGCGAGGAAGAAAGCAATCTCCTATTGAATGAATTGGCAGTACCTGAAGCATGCAAACGAGACAAAAGTGTTCAACAAAGCCGACCTGTTTACAGGTGGAggaaaaaagattttgttgcgCCTGATGTAGAGTATGCAGGTCTACCCACAGCACCACCTATAGATATTGTCACTCCTctactttattttcaaaaattcattggtATTAGCATGATAGCAACCATTGCTGAACAAACAAACTTGTACAGTGTGCAGAAAAATGGGAAGTCAATCGATACCAGTAGCAAAGAGATCGAGCAAGTGATTGGGATGTTTCTGCACATGGGACTGGTACGGATGAGCAGCATTCGTCAATACTGGGAAAGTGAGTCGTCGTATGGGCCAGTCAGTGACATAATGAGTCGAAATCGGTTTGAAGCTTTACTCTTTTCACTACACTTTGTTGATAACATGGCCATGTCAGAAGAAGTAAGGCAAAAGGATAAACTTTGGAAGATTCGGCCAATTCTGGACAACTTGCAACAAAGATGTCTAGCTGTTTCACCAAGTCAACATTGCTCGATTGATGAGATGATAGTCCcatataatggaaaaaagagccCGATACGACAGTACATCAAAAGGAAGCCACATCCTTGGGGATTTAAGATATGTGGCAGAGCGGGAATCGACGGCTTACTTCATGACTTTGATGTGTATCAAGGAGGCGATGGACAACGAACTGAGCTTGGATTAGGAGCTGATGTAGTTCTTAAGCTCACTTCAACACTAGCACCTGGAAAGAATCACAAAGTTTTTGCAGATAACGTCTTTACCAGTCTTCCATTAATTGCAAAACTGAAAGAAAGAGGAATTCTGTATACAGGTACGGTTAGACAGAATCGGCTGAAAGGATGCCCTCTAAGTGATGAGAAAACTTTGAAGAAGAAAGGCAGAGGATCCTTTGACTACAGAGTTGAAGACATTCATAATGTGGCAGCAGTCAGATGGTACGATAATCGTGCAGTCACTCTTCTATCCACTGAGGCTGCTGTCGAACCTATTGGAGAGGCCAAGCGCTGGGATAAAAAGCAAAAGCAGCAAGTGACAATTCCTATGCCAGCTTTGATTCGCAACTATAACAGTTACATGGGCGGGATAGACTTGCTGGACTCATACTTGGCCAAATATCGATTTTTAATGCGATCTAGAAGATGGTACACTTACCTATTTTGGCAATGTATCATGATTGGTGTAGTCAACGCTTGGCTGCTGTATCGTCGCGACTGCCAATCATTGGAACTGCCTGCAAAGGAGGTGCTAAATAGACGAAGGTTTCAGGCAATTTTTGCTAGCAGTATGACGTAA
- the LOC137405939 gene encoding telomerase Cajal body protein 1-like isoform X1, which produces MELSESTECPTQEMVTERAQCTGGLTQEMVAERAQFTDGLTQEMVKERAPLTKEPTQEMVIEKTQFTEGPTHEMVTEGVQLTEGITHEMDTEKVQLTDTLTLERVTDGAQLTTDAYQQVTIDSLSNREELSLQPNEKLAGDGDLETVETPSFSIYNLSRDTQPYQLAFARVEFEGHFLKGAKWSRDGTQLLSCSDDRKMRIFNLPSQFYTGDFSEAIPEMRSVGAVKEGGTIYDYSWYPLMDSSMQDSCCFITTSQHAPIHLWDSISSQLVSTYSIINHLDEIDVAYSLSFSPDGCLIYAGSTKQISVFDVSQPGRQIENVKTHKRRSTGQIGIISCFDFLPAEQLFAAGSYSKSVGVYDQRNNEASMILEGHTGGVTQIKFSADGNCLYSGARKDGELLVWDMRSPGQILAILERDVRTNQRIYFDLDPSARYMCSGNHNGTVNIWDLAEIDCSTSESEQQIECKLNFTASSDCVNSVCFHPTLAMLASCSGQRSHHLNEAESDESEEDSVSIPDNSIRLWWLGA; this is translated from the exons ATGGAGCTCTCTGAGTCGACAGAATGTCCTACTCAGGAAATGGTCACGGAAAGAGCTCAGTGTACAGGCGGTCTTACTCAGGAAATGGTTGCGGAGAGAGCTCAGTTTACAGACGGTCTTACTCAGGAAATGGTCAAGGAGAGAGCTCCCTTGACAAAAGAGCCCACTCAGGAAATGGTCATAGAAAAAACTCAGTTTACAGAAGGACCAACTCATGAAATGGTCACAGAGGGAGTTCAATTGACAGAAGGTATTACTCATGAAATGGATACAGAGAAAGTTCAGTTGACAGACACTCTTACTCTTGAAAGGGTCACAGATGGCGCTCAGTTGACAACAGATGCTTATCAGCAAGTAACCATTGACAGTTTATCAAACCGTGAAGAACTCTCGCTTCAACCTAACGAAAAGCTTGCTG GTGATGGTGATCTTGAAACTGTTGAGACACCTTCCTTCTCCATATATAACCTGAGTCGAGACACCCAGCCTTATCAACTCGCTTTTGCTAGAGTTGAGTTTGAAGGGCATTTCTTAAAAGGTGCAAAGTG GTCGAGGGATGGAACTCAACTTCTTAGCTGCTCTGATGACAGGAAGATGAGAATTTTCAACCTCCCTTCTCAGTTCTACACAGGAGACTTTTCAGAGGCCATACCTGAGATG AGGTCAGTGGGAGCTGTGAAAGAGGGTGGTACTATATATGACTACTCATGGTACCCACTCATGGACAGTTCCATGCAAGATAGTTGCTGTTTTATCACAACCTCACAGCACGCACCCATACACCTCTGGGACTCAATTTCCTCTCAGCTTGTTTCTACATATTCTATAATCAACCACCTT GATGAGATAGATGTCGCCTACAGCCTTTCTTTCTCACCGGATGGCTGCCTCATCTATGCTGGCTCAACCAAACAAATCAGCGTATTTGATGTCAGCCAGCCTGGTCGGCAGATTGAGAATGTGAAGACGCATAAGCGTCGGAGCACAGGACAGATTGGCATCATTTCCTGTTTCGATTTTCTACCAGCTGAACAGCTGTTTGCCGCCGGGAGCTATTCCAAATCTG TTGGTGTCTATGATCAGAGGAACAATGAAGCTAGCATGATACTAGAGGGCCACACCGGGGGTGTCACACAAATAAAGTTCTCTGCCGATGGTAACTGTCTCTACAGCGGAGCACGCAAG GACGGAGAGTTACTAGTGTGGGACATGCGCTCTCCTGGCCAGATATTGGCTATCTTAGAAAGGGATGTGCGGACTAACCAGAGAATctactttgaccttgacccctCCGCGAG GTATATGTGCAGTGGTAACCACAATGGAACAGTCAATATATGGGACTTGGCTGAGATTGACTGCAGCACCAGTGAGTCTGAACAACAGATTGAGTGCAAGTTAAACTTCACTGCCAGCTCTGATTGTGTCAACTCTGTATG TTTTCATCCCACCCTTGCCATGCTTGCATCGTGCTCGGGTCAAAGGTCACACCATTTAAATGAAGCCGAGTCGGATGAGTCTGAAGAAGATTCAGTTTCAATACCAGATAACTCTATAAGGCTTTGGTGGCTCGGGGCATAA
- the LOC137405939 gene encoding telomerase Cajal body protein 1-like isoform X2, with protein sequence MELSESTECPTQEMVTERAQCTGGLTQEMVAERAQFTDGLTQEMVKERAPLTKEPTQEMVIEKTQFTEGPTHEMVTEGVQLTEGITHEMDTEKVQLTDTLTLERVTDGAQLTTDAYQQVTIDSLSNREELSLQPNEKLAGDGDLETVETPSFSIYNLSRDTQPYQLAFARVEFEGHFLKGAKWSRDGTQLLSCSDDRKMRIFNLPSQFYTGDFSEAIPEMVVLLCLEGGTIYDYSWYPLMDSSMQDSCCFITTSQHAPIHLWDSISSQLVSTYSIINHLDEIDVAYSLSFSPDGCLIYAGSTKQISVFDVSQPGRQIENVKTHKRRSTGQIGIISCFDFLPAEQLFAAGSYSKSVGVYDQRNNEASMILEGHTGGVTQIKFSADGNCLYSGARKDGELLVWDMRSPGQILAILERDVRTNQRIYFDLDPSARYMCSGNHNGTVNIWDLAEIDCSTSESEQQIECKLNFTASSDCVNSVCFHPTLAMLASCSGQRSHHLNEAESDESEEDSVSIPDNSIRLWWLGA encoded by the exons ATGGAGCTCTCTGAGTCGACAGAATGTCCTACTCAGGAAATGGTCACGGAAAGAGCTCAGTGTACAGGCGGTCTTACTCAGGAAATGGTTGCGGAGAGAGCTCAGTTTACAGACGGTCTTACTCAGGAAATGGTCAAGGAGAGAGCTCCCTTGACAAAAGAGCCCACTCAGGAAATGGTCATAGAAAAAACTCAGTTTACAGAAGGACCAACTCATGAAATGGTCACAGAGGGAGTTCAATTGACAGAAGGTATTACTCATGAAATGGATACAGAGAAAGTTCAGTTGACAGACACTCTTACTCTTGAAAGGGTCACAGATGGCGCTCAGTTGACAACAGATGCTTATCAGCAAGTAACCATTGACAGTTTATCAAACCGTGAAGAACTCTCGCTTCAACCTAACGAAAAGCTTGCTG GTGATGGTGATCTTGAAACTGTTGAGACACCTTCCTTCTCCATATATAACCTGAGTCGAGACACCCAGCCTTATCAACTCGCTTTTGCTAGAGTTGAGTTTGAAGGGCATTTCTTAAAAGGTGCAAAGTG GTCGAGGGATGGAACTCAACTTCTTAGCTGCTCTGATGACAGGAAGATGAGAATTTTCAACCTCCCTTCTCAGTTCTACACAGGAGACTTTTCAGAGGCCATACCTGAGATGGTAGTATTACTCTGTCTTG AGGGTGGTACTATATATGACTACTCATGGTACCCACTCATGGACAGTTCCATGCAAGATAGTTGCTGTTTTATCACAACCTCACAGCACGCACCCATACACCTCTGGGACTCAATTTCCTCTCAGCTTGTTTCTACATATTCTATAATCAACCACCTT GATGAGATAGATGTCGCCTACAGCCTTTCTTTCTCACCGGATGGCTGCCTCATCTATGCTGGCTCAACCAAACAAATCAGCGTATTTGATGTCAGCCAGCCTGGTCGGCAGATTGAGAATGTGAAGACGCATAAGCGTCGGAGCACAGGACAGATTGGCATCATTTCCTGTTTCGATTTTCTACCAGCTGAACAGCTGTTTGCCGCCGGGAGCTATTCCAAATCTG TTGGTGTCTATGATCAGAGGAACAATGAAGCTAGCATGATACTAGAGGGCCACACCGGGGGTGTCACACAAATAAAGTTCTCTGCCGATGGTAACTGTCTCTACAGCGGAGCACGCAAG GACGGAGAGTTACTAGTGTGGGACATGCGCTCTCCTGGCCAGATATTGGCTATCTTAGAAAGGGATGTGCGGACTAACCAGAGAATctactttgaccttgacccctCCGCGAG GTATATGTGCAGTGGTAACCACAATGGAACAGTCAATATATGGGACTTGGCTGAGATTGACTGCAGCACCAGTGAGTCTGAACAACAGATTGAGTGCAAGTTAAACTTCACTGCCAGCTCTGATTGTGTCAACTCTGTATG TTTTCATCCCACCCTTGCCATGCTTGCATCGTGCTCGGGTCAAAGGTCACACCATTTAAATGAAGCCGAGTCGGATGAGTCTGAAGAAGATTCAGTTTCAATACCAGATAACTCTATAAGGCTTTGGTGGCTCGGGGCATAA